Proteins encoded by one window of Arachis ipaensis cultivar K30076 chromosome B04, Araip1.1, whole genome shotgun sequence:
- the LOC107634958 gene encoding ATPase ASNA1 homolog, producing the protein MADQQSLPEGTVQNILEQETLKWVFVGGKGGVGKTTCSSILSILLATVRDSVLIISTDPAHNLSDAFQQRFTKTPTLVNGFTNLYAMEVDPTVEHEDVGTSEGMDGLVSELAGAIPGIDEAMSFAEMLKLVQTMDYSIIVFDTAPTGHTLRLLQFPSILEKGLGKMMSLKNKFGGLFNQMTRMFGMDDDFNEDAVLGKLEGMKDVIEQVNKQFKDPDMTTFVCVCIPEFLSLYETERLVQELTKFEIDSHNIVINQVIFEDEVVESKLLKARMKMQQKYIDQFYMLYDDFNITKLPLLPEEVTGVEALKGFSRHFLTPYQPSSNRDQVEWLERRVSELKDQLQEAEEELSTLKKGKQKV; encoded by the exons ATGGCGGATCAGCAGAGTTTGCCAGAAGGAACGGTGCAGAACATTCTAGAACAAGAAACTCTCAAATGGGTCTTCGTTGGTGGCAAAGGTGGCGTTGGCAAAACCACATGTAGCTCAATACTCTCGATTCTTCTCGCCACTGTTCGCGACTCTGTTCTCATAATCTCCACCGACCCAGCTCACAATCTCAGCGATGCTTTTCAACAGCGATTCACAAAGACTCCAACTTTGGTCAATGGCTTCACCAATCTCTATGCTATG GAAGTGGATCCCACTGTTGAGCATGAGGATGTGGGCACTTCTGAAGGGATGGACGGTCTGGTCTCGGAGCTAGCAGGTGCAATACCTGGGATTGATGAGGCGATGAGCTTTGCTGAGATGTTGAA ATTGGTGCAGACAATGGATTATTCCATAATAGTTTTTGATACTGCTCCAACTGGCCATACACTCCGACTCTTGCAATTCCCATCAATTTTAGAGAAAGGTCTTGGAAAAATGATGTCCTTGAAAAATAAATTTGGTGGTTTATTTAACCAG ATGACTCGCATGTTTGGAATGGATGATGATTTTAATGAAGATGCAGTTCTTGGGAAGCTTGAAGGAATGAAGGACGTGATCGAACAAGTTAATAAGCAATTCAAAGATCCG GACATGACAACTTTTGTCTGCGTTTGTATTCCGGAGTTCCTTTCATTATATGAAACAGAGAGATTGGTTCAGGAACTTACAAAGTTCGAGATTGACTCACACAACATCGTTATTAACCAAGTAATCTTTGAAGACGAAG TTGTTGAATCCAAGTTACTTAAAGCGAGAATGAAAATGCAACAAAAGTATATTGATCAATTTTACATGTTATATGACGACTTTAACATTACCAAGCTGCCATTGCTCCCAGAAGAG GTTACTGGGGTTGAAGCTCTAAAAGGATTTTCAAGACATTTTTTGACACCTTACCAACCATCATCTAATAGAGATCAAGTAGAATGGTTAGAGAGAAGAGTATCAGAATTGAAGGATCAGTTACAAGAGGCTGAGGAAGAATTGAGTACACTCAAAAAGGGGAAGCAAAAGGTTTGA